In the genome of Sphaeramia orbicularis chromosome 13, fSphaOr1.1, whole genome shotgun sequence, one region contains:
- the taok1a gene encoding serine/threonine-protein kinase TAO1: protein MPNSSRAGSLKDPEIAELFYKEDPEKLFSDLREIGHGSFGAVYFARDVRTNEVVAIKKMSYSGKQSTEKWQDIIKEVKFLQRIQHPNSIEYKGCYLREHTAWLVMEYCLGSASDLLEVHKKPLQEMEIAAITHGALQGLAYLHSHNMIHRDIKAGNVLLTEPGQVKLADFGSASIACPANSFVGTPYWMAPEVILAMDEGQYDGKVDIWSLGITCIELAERKPPLFNMNAMSALYHIAQNESPTLQSNEWTDYFRNFVDSCLQKFPQDRPNSEELLKHAFVQRERPESVLLDLINRTKDAVRELDNLQYRKMKKILFQEAHNGPTTEAQDEEEEPEHIVGRTGTVNSVGSNQSIPSMSISASSQSSSVNSLTDAGDDKSELDMEGDHTVMSNSSVIHLKPEEETYNQESEPQTRPTEPQSPPAHTPRPKRNREHFATIRTASVLTRQIKEHEQDSELREQILGYKRMRRQHQKQLMALENKLKGEMDEHRLRLDKELENQRNSFAQEMEKLIKKHQASMEKDAKTFSNDEKKFQQHIQSQQKKELNSFLESQKREYKLRKEQLKEELNENQSTPKKEKQEWLSKQKENFQHFQAEEEANLQRRQRQYLDLECRRFKRRILIARHNIEQDLVREELNKRQTQKDLEHAMLLRHHESMQELEFRQLNTIQKTRAELIHLQHQTELTNQQEYNKRRERELRRKHVMEVRQQPKSLKSKELQIKKQFQDTCKIQTRQYKALRNHLLETTPKSEHKAVLKRLKQEQHRKLAILAEQYDHSINEMLSTQALRLDETQEAQCQALRMQLQQELELLNAYQSKIKMQTDSQHDRERKDLEQRVSLRRALLEQKIEEEMLSLRNERLERIRSLLERQAREVEAFDSESMRLGFSNMVLSNISPEALSNSFPGAPGGWSHHQQQHPSGGSQGPHWGSGGSGTGSSHQGSHHHYHSSPGGAPMQQGWGQGGVGPQPWGHPSAGSLVSRSSGGVQNSPQAMGRTPSGGRGEPGMSRSTSVTSQISNGSHLSYT, encoded by the exons GCACGGGATGTGCGGACAAATGAGGTGGTGGCCATCAAGAAAATGTCTTACAGTGGAAAGCAGTCCACAGAG aaatgGCAAGACATAATAAAGGAGGTGAAATTCCTGCAGAGAATACAACACCCTAATAGCATAGAGTACAAAGGATGTTACCTGCGAGAGCACACTGCATGG CTGGTAATGGAGTATTGTCTAGGCTCTGCTTCAGATTTGTTAGAAG TTCACAAGAAACCTCTGCAAGAAATGGAAATTGCTGCAATTACCCATGGTGCTCTTCAAGGGTTGGCTTATCTTCACTCCCACAACATGATTCACCG AGATATAAAGGCAGGAAACGTCTTGCTGACAGAGCCGGGGCAGGTTAAACTTGCAGATTTTGGTTCTGCTTCTATTGCCTGTCCTGCCAACTCCTTTGTTGGGACACCATATTG GATGGCCCCAGAGGTAATATTGGCAATGGATGAGGGTCAGTATGATGGAAAGGTCGACATATGGTCTTTGGGAATAACCTGCATTGAATTAG CTGAAAGGAAGCCTCCACTGTTCAATATGAATGCAATGAGTGCCTTATACCACATAGCACAGAATGAGAGCCCAACGCTACAGTCTAATGAATG GACGGATTATTTCCGAAACTTTGTAGATTCTTGCCTTCAGAAATTTCCACAGGATAGGCCGAACTCTGAGGAGCTTTTAAAG CATGCATTTGTTCAGCGGGAGCGACCAGAATCTGTTCTACTGGACCTCATAAATCGTACTAAGGATGCAGTGAGGGAGCTGGACAATCTGCAGTATCGCAAAATGAAAAAGATCTTGTTTCAGGAAGCCCACAATGGCCCCACAACTGAGGCACAAGATGAGGAGGAG GAGCCAGAACACATTGTGGGTCGGACTGGTACAGTTAACAGCGTGGGGAGCAACCAGTCTATCCCCAGTATGTCGATAAGTGCCAGCTCTCAGAGCAGTTCTGTCAACAGTCTAACAGATGCAGGCGATGACAAGAGTGAGCTGGACATGGAGGGAGACCACACAGTAATGTCCAACAGCTCAGTCATACACCTCAAACCG GAGGAAGAGACGTACAATCAAGAGTCAGAGCCTCAAACTCGACCAACTGAGCCGCAGTCCCCACCTGCACACACTCCAAGGCCAAAACGAAACCGCGAACACTTTGCCACTATACGCACAGCCTCAGTg CTCACCCGACAGATTAAGGAGCACGAGCAGGATTCTGAGTTAAGGGAGCAAATATTGGGCTATAAGCGCATGCGGCGGCAGCACCAGAAACAGCTGATGGCTCTGGAAAATAAGCTGAAGGGTGAGATGGATGAGCACAGACTCCGCCTGGACAAGGAGCTCGAGAACCAGAGAAATAGCTTTGCCCAGGAAATGGAGAAACTTATCAAGAAGCACCAGGCATCCATGGAGAAAGAT GCAAAAACATTCAGCAATGATGAAAAGAAGTTCCAGCAGCACATTCAGAGTCAGCAGAAGAAGGAGCTCAACAGCTTTTTAGAATCCCAGAAAAGAGAGTACAAGCTTCGCAAAGAACAACTCAAAGAG GAGTTGAATGAAAACCAGTCAACACCTAAGAAAGAAAAGCAAGAGTGGCTGTCCAAGCAGAAAGAGAATTTCCAACACTTCCAAGCAGAGGAAGAGGCCAACCTGCAGCGTAGGCAGCGTCAGTACCTGGATCTGGAATGTCGAAGGTTCAAACGGAGGATCTTGATTGCACGTCACAATATTGAACAGGATTTAGTGCGTGAG GAGCTAAACAAGCGTCAAACCCAGAAGGACTTGGAACATGCCATGCTGCTACGGCACCATGAGTCCATGCAAGAGCTGGAGTTCCGCCAGCTCAATACCATCCAAAAAACCAGGGCTGAACTCATCCACCTGCAGCATCAGACAGAACTCACTAATCAGCAGGAGTACAacaagaggagggagagggaacTTCGCCGCAAGCACGTTATGGAGGTTCGCCAGCAACCCAAGAGCCTCAAG TCCAAAGAGCTACAGATCAAGAAGCAGTTCCAGGACACCTGTAAGATCCAGACCAGGCAGTACAAGGCACTGAGGAATCATCTACTGGAGACCACACCAAAGTCAGAGCACAAGGCTGTCCTTAAGCGTCTGAAGCAGGAGCAGCACCGCAAACTTGCGATCTTGGCAGAGCAGTATGACCACTCAATCAATGAGATGCTTTCCACTCAGGCG CTACGTCTGGATGAGACTCAGGAGGCTCAGTGCCAAGCCTTAAGAATGCAGCTACAGCAGGAGCTGGAGCTTCTGAATGCCTACCAGAGCAAGATCAAGATGCAGACGGATTCTCAGCATGACCGCGAGAGGAAGGACCTGGAGCAGAGAGTGTCACTGCGAAGGGCTCTGCTGGAACAGAAG aTTGAGGAGGAGATGTTGTCTTTGCGGAATGAACGCTTGGAGCGAATCCGGAGCCTTCTGGAGCGCCAAGCCCGCGAGGTTGAAGCTTTTGACTCGGAGAGTATGCGCCTGGGTTTCAGCAACATGGTGCTATCAAACATCTCCCCAGAGGCCCTCAGCAATAGCTTTCCTGGGGCTCCAGGAGGATGGAGCCACCATCAGCAACAGCACCCATCTGGGGGTTCTCAAGGACCGCACTGGGGCAGCGGTGGTTCAGGCACAGGGTCAAGCCACCAAGGCAGTCATCACCACTATCACTCCAGTCCAGGAGGGGCACCTATGCAGCAAGGCTGGGGGCAGGGAGGTGTGGGACCCCAACCATGGGGACACCCGTCAGCAGGATCCCTGGTTTCCCGCAGCAGTGGAGGTGTACAAAACAGCCCCCAGGCAATGGGGAGGACACCCTCAGGAGGACGCGGTGAGCCGGGCATGAGCAGGAGTACCAGTGTCACCTCTCAGATATCTAACGGGTCACACCTTTCCTACACATAG